Genomic DNA from Streptomyces sp. PCS3-D2:
CCGGGCGGCGGGAGCCCACTGCTTGAGGCCGAGGTACATGTTGTCGCTGGTGAAGATGCCCGCGGTGCCCTTGTCGTCGTGCCGGTTGATGCTCCAGACCTGCAGCGGGTTGGTGGCGTCGCAGAGGGCCTGCCGCACCGGCGCGCCGCTCGCGGTGCTGCCGGTGTGGGTCAGGCACATGCCGGTGCCCCCGTTGCGCAGCATCACCCGACGGCGCTTCTCCTGCGCGATCACGTCCCACTCCTGGTACGCGGCGCCCGTGCACGCCGCCTCCCGCGGCTGTACTCCCGCCTGCCCGCTGCCCCCCGGGATCTCCATGCACATCCCCGTCGCGTCGATCCGCAGCCGGGTGCGTTCGCCGGGGCCGGCGGGCGCGACGACGGCGGCGGCGGCCTGTGCGGTCCGCGCGAGGGGGATGCTCGGCACCGCCGAGGGGGAGGAGCCGGGGGCGGGGCTGCGGGTGGCCTCGGGAGTGGCGGCGGGTCCCGCCGTCCCCGTTGGCAGCGACGGCCCGGACGTCTCGCGGACGACCGGCGGAGCGGCCCTCCTGGTGTCGGCCCCTTCCGGGACGACGACGTAGGCCAGGGCGCCGATCGCCGTCGCGGCCGCCAGTGAAACGGCGACGAGCTTCGCGGCGGGGAGTCCGGCGGCCGCGCCCGAGCCACCGGCAGCCGCGCCCGAGCCACCGGCGGCCGCGCCCGCACCTCCCGCGGCGGCGGCCGTGACGGCGTACGAGGAGAGGTACTTCTCGGCGCCCCACAGCAGCACGGCGCCGGGCAGCACCACGCGCAGCCGGGAGTTGATCTCCGTCAGGTCGTGGAACGCCTTGCGGCAGGAACCGCAGTCGCCCAGGTGGCGGTCCAGTCGTCGCCCGGCGGTGCGTCGGCCCCGGCGCACCGCCGCGGCCATCAAGGGGCTGTGACGGCGGCATTCGTGCGATGCCCGGGGGCCGTGGGCGTGCTCCGAGAGGTAGGCCTCGCGCAGCCCCTCCCGGGCCCGCTCCGCAAGGGACCACACGCCACTGGCGCTCAGGCCCATCATGGCGCCGACCCGCTGGGCGCTCTCCTCCTCCACCAGCGTGTGCCACAGCACGGCCTGCCAGCGTTCGGGCAGCGCGCGGAAGCCGCGCAGGACCAGGTCGTCCTCCTCACCGCGCAGGGCGAACTCCTCACCGCCCCCGGTGTGCGGTACGGCCTGCTCCCAGCGTTCGACGTCCTCGGTCAGCTCGGCCCGACGGGCCGTGTCGGCCCAGGCCATGGCCGTACGCCGGACGACGGTCAGCAGATACGGCCGCCAGGGCCCCGTCGGCCCCCCGCCCGACCGCACCGCCTCCAGCGTCTTCGCGAACGCCTCGGCCGCAAGGTCCTCGGCGGTGTGCGCGTCGCGGCAGCAGGTGCGCGCGTACGCCAGCACGGCGGACCGATGGCGGGCGTACAGCTCCGCCATCGCCCGTTCCTCCGCACCGCCGCGTATCGACTCCGCCAGTTCCTCGTCCGACCGCTCGGCGACGGACAGCCCCGCGTGCTCAGTCATTGGTGCTCCTGAAATCGGGCCGGACGGCGCAGTGCGTGGTGCTCCGGGAGGACCGGGCGGCAGCCCCGCGCAGGAGGCTCGGCGGCAGCTCGATTCCGTTGCGCCCTACCGGAATCCAGAGTTCCGGCAGGCGTCGTCCGACGAGAATAGACGTACGTTCCATGGGTGGGGCGTCCGCGATGTTCCGAGGGCGCCGAAGGGGGTGTGACGGCGGGTGCGGTGCGGGGCCGCCGCCGTTCGGCCGAACGGCGTCGACCCCGCCCCGCGCGGGGCGGTCTCGCAGAGAGCCTCGGCCGCACCGGGGCCGAGGATCCGGCGCGCGGGCGATCGGGGGCGATCACCCGGTCCGGGGGCCCGCCCTCCGGCGCCGGACCAGCACGGTCCCATCCGCCGTCGTCCATGTACTTCCTCAACCTTCTTCTCGCGAGGCGTTCAACTGGACCGATGCGCTCCGCTCCACCCCCTCCCGCGGCGTTACCGAACCGTTATCCACATGCGAGCGGGGCGACCCTCCGGAGGCGGGACGGGGCCGCCCGCGCCGATGGGGGACGCCGCGCGTCCGCAAGCTGCCACCCCGCGTACGCGTGCGTACTGTGTTCATATGGGCTGAATCAGGCGGATTCATCACCTATGGCGCCGCCGCGGTGGCGGTCGGTCCGGGCTCGGAAGGCCGCGGGGCGGTCGGTGAGCGGGACGAAACCGACGAAGCGGGCCACAGGCATCGGCCGGGGCCCGTGCACAGCGGGGCCGGACGTCGGCACGGAGGAGGCGGAGGAGGCTCCCCGCCTCGCGTGCGCGGACCGGTCACCGTGAGAACCGGGTGGTGATGATGCGATCGTCGTTCCGTGCCCCAGGACCCGGCGCCGGTATGGAGCAGGTGGAAGCCCTCATGGCCGACGTGGTGCGCGAGACCGGCGCATCGGCCGGCCTGCTGTACCTCCTGCCGCCCGGCGGCCGGCTGCTGTGGCTCACCCTGCTGTCCGGTGTGTCCCGGCAGATCGCCGCGCCCTGGTCCCGCTCCTCGGTCGACGCCGCCACCCCGGTCACGGACGCCATGCGCCAACGCCGTCCGATCTGGCTGGAGAGCGGCGAGCAGGTGGCGCGCCGTTACCCGCAACTGGGCATCGTCCTCCCCTACGACTTCGCGCTCGCCGCGGTTCCCTTCCTCAGCGGCACTCGGGCGTGGGGCGGCCTCGCGCTGGTGTGGCCCGTCGAACAGCCTCCGCACCTGAGCAGCCGCCTGCGCGCGACCGTCACCGCGTGCTGCCGGCGCACGGCACTCGTCCTGGAGCGGGCCGCCGCCCAGGGGGACCCGCTGCTGCCTCCCGAGGAACCCCGCTACCTTCCGGCACCGCCCGAGGCGGCCGACCCCGACCGGGCCGCGGCCGCACTCGGGTTCACCGAACGCCTGCCCCTCGGCTGCTGCGCACTGGACCTGGAGGGCCGGCTCACCTTCCTCAACTCCGCGGGCGCCGATCTGGTGGGCGCCGATGCCGCCTCCCTCAGGGGGCTCCGGCCGTGGGAAGCAGTGCCGTGGCTGCACGTACCGGTCAGCGAGGAGAGCTACCGCGCGGCGGTGGTCACCCGCCGGCCCACCTCGTTCACCGCGGTGCGCCCCCCGGACCGGCCCCTGCTCTTCCAGCTCTACCCCGACGACAGCGGCATCAGCGTCCACATCACACCCGCCCCGCGGCGGACGGCCGCCTCACCGGCCCCGCCGTCCGACGAGTCGCTCGGCGCCCTCGGGCTGTACCACCTCACCCACCTGGCGGCCGCCCTCGCCGAGGCCGCCAGCGTCAGTGACGTGACCGACGCGGCCGCCGACCAGATCGTGCCCGCCTTCGGCCCGCAGGGCCTGGTCCTCATGGTCGTCGAGGACGGCCGCCTGCACGTCATCGGCCGGCGCGGCTACAGCACGGAGTTCGTCGACCGCCTCGACGGCACGCCCCTGGACTCCCGTACCCCGACGGCGTACGCGCGGGCCACGGGCGAGCCGCTCTTCTTCCCGGACTTCGCCGACTTCCGGCGCGCCTACCCCGGCGCACCCCGCCACGACGCCAGGAACGCATGGGCCTTCCTGCCGCTGACCGCCTCCGGCCGCAACACCGGATGCCTCGTGCTCTCCTATGACCAGCCCCGCCCCTTCCCGCCGGCCGAACGCGCCCTCCTCGCCTCCCTCGCCGGACTGATCGCCCAGGCCCTGGACCGCGCCCGCCTGTACGACGCCCAGCACACCCTCGCCCACACCCTGCAGACCGGCCTGCTTCCCCCCGCGCTGCCCCGGGTCCCCGGCCTCGGCGTCGCCGCCCGCTACCAGTCCGCCCGCCACGGCATGGACATCGGCGGCGACTTCTACGACCTGATCCACACGCCCACCGCCACCACGGCGGCGATCGGCGACGTCCAGGGCCACAACACCGCCGCCGCCGCGCTGATGGGGCAGGTCCGCACCGCCGTCCACGCCCACGCCGCCGCCGGCGCCTCACCCGGAGAACTCCTCGCCCGCACCAACCGCCTCCTGACCGACCTCGACGCGGGACTGTTCACCAGCTGCCTGGTCGTCCGGCTCGACCTCGCCCACCAGCGCGCCCGGCTCGCCACCGCCGGACACCCCTCACCGCTGCTGCGCCACCCGGACGGACACACCGAAGTCCTGAACCTGGACCCCGGACTCCTGCTGGGCATCGACCCCGACGCCGACTACCCCACCACCGACATCCCGCTCCCGCCCGGCGCCGTGCTCCTGCTGTACACCGACGGGCTCGTGGAGGTCCCCGGCACCGACATCGACGACACCACCGAAGCCCTCGCCCGACACCTCGCCCGGACCCCGGTCCACCACCTCGACGACCTCGCCCAGAGCCTCCTGCGCCACGCCGGGCACCCCGCCCGCAACCACGACGACATCGCCCTGCTGCTCATCCGCCCCGACCCGTGACGCGGGGCAGACGGGCAGGCGCGCAGGCGGGCAGGCGGGCAGGCGGGCAGGCGGGCAGCACGAGCGACCGGCCGACCGGCGGCGTACGGGAGGCGTTCCGCCGGGTGGGGTGCCGGTCGCCGTGTCGGCGTGGGCGGCGGCAGTGGCACCACGAGGATGTTGGCCGACGTTTCCCGGGAGCTCCCGCGAGTACCGTGGGAGGGGCATCCGGGGGCCGCACCGGCGGATGGGGATGACAGGCGTGTCGACATCGAGTCACGAAACATTCGGCGCACCCTGCTGGGTCAGCCTCATGGCCCGCGACGTCGGTGCCGCACAGGCCTTCTACAGCGCCGTCCTCGGCTGGCGGTTCGGCGGCGACCGGCTCGGCGAGGGCTTCGCCGTCGGGTTCAGTGACGGGATCCCGGTGGCCGGACTCGGTTCGGTGCCCGCCGGTGTCACGGTCCCCGTCACCTGGACCCCGTACTTCGCCGTCGACGACGCCGACGTCACCGCCTCGCGCATCCTCGAACGCAGCGGGACCGTCGCCGTCGGCCCCCTCGCCTTCGGTACGGGACGCGCGGCGCTCGCCGCCGACCTCGACGGCGCGGTCTTCGGGATCTGGCAGGGCGACGCCATCCCCGACTGGGGCATGGGCGGGGAGGCCGCGCCCGCCTGGCTCGAACTGCGCACCAGGAACGCCTTCGACGCCGCGATCTTCTACGGCGAGGTCCTGGAATGGGCCGGTGCCCACACCGGGTGCTGCGAGGTCGCCTACGTGGAGGAGGACAACCGCATCCTGCTCCGCCACGCGGGCCGCACGGTGGCCCGCCTGCACGGCGGAACGCTCGCCCAGGCACCCGACCCGCACCTGCGGCCGCACTGGCACGTCCACTTCCGGGTGCCCGACCCGGAGACCGCGGTGAAGGCGGCGACCTCCCTGGGCGGCAGCACCGTCTCGGTGGCGGACGCCGGTCCCGGCCCGCACGAGATCACCCTGAGGGACCCGGAGGGCGCGCTGTTCGGGATCGTCGGGCCGGACGTCGCCGTCCCCTTCTGACCGGGCGCCGTCCCCGTCCGATCCCCCCCCCGTCCCCCGCCCCTCTGTCCTTCGGCAGAGGGGCGGATCGTCCGCGCGGCCCATGCCGGCGCGGAATCCGGCATCGATACTGGTCGGCGTGGGACCCATCAGCCTTTCGCCGCACCCTGCCCGCGGCCGCCCGGTCGCGCGGACGGCCGGTGCGGGCCTCGCCGGCCTGCTCGGCCTGGGCGTGTACGCGGTCGTCGGCCGCCTCGGGTTCCTGCCCCACCCGTCCCTCCAGCTCGCGGTCCTCGCCGTGGGCACCGGGCTCTTCGCGCTACGCCGGCGACTGCCCGGGGCCGTGCTGCTCACGGCGCTCGCCGCGCTGGCCGGAGCGGTGCCGGCCGTCGGGCCGGTGACGGCCGCGGCCGCCTACTGCGTGGCCCGCCGGACGGCCCGGCCGCGGCTGCGGGCCCGGCTGCTGGCCTGCGCCGGGCTCCTCCTGGTGGTCTGCGCGACGGCGGCCGGGCCGTGGCTCGGCCCCGGGTCGGCGGCGTACGGGCTGGCGCTCGGCCTGGCCCTCGCGCCGACCGCCGTGGTCGTCCCGGGCCTGGTGGGCACGGCGCAGGGGCAGCAGGGCCGCCTGGTACGGGCGCTGCGCGAGCGCGGTGACGCGGCCGAACGGGCCCGCCGGCTGGCCGACAGCGAGGCCCGCATCCACGAGCGGTCCCGTATCGCCGCCGAGATGCACGACCTGGTGGGCCACCGGCTCAGCCTGGTGTCGCTGCACGCCGGAGGGCTGGAACTGGCTCTGGAACGGGCCGCGCCGGAGCTGCGCGAGGAGGCCGTCCTGGTGCGGCGCACCACCCGCGACGCCATGCGCGAGCTGCGCCAGGCCCTCGGCGTGCTCGGGCCGCTCGGCCGCGACACCGGGCCCGATCCGCTCACCGACGCCACCGGCACGCGCACCGACATCGAGGCGCTGGTCGCACAGTCGCGCGACGGGGGGATCGCGGTGCGGCTCGACTGGATGGGACCGGACCTCGACGCCCGCCCCGCACCGGTCCGGCGGGCGGTGCACCGCGTCGTACGGGAGGGCCTGACGAACGTGCACCGCTACGCGCCGGACGCGCACGTCACCGTGGCGGTCCGGCACGGCGGCGGGCAGGTGCGGGTCGGTGTGCGCAACGGGGCGCGCCCCGGGCCGCCGGCGCCCGTGGCGGAAGCAGGCACCGGGCGCGGCCTGACCGGACTGCGCGAGCGGGTGGAACTGCTCGGCGGGACGTTCGAAGCCGCCGCGCTGCCGTCCGGCGGTTTCCGGGTGGCGGCGGCCCTGCCGGCCGAGCCCGCGGGCGGCCCCGCCTCCGGGCGCACCGCATCCGCGCCAGACGCCTCCCGGCCACCGTCCACCCTCGAAGCGCCCGTCACCGGACCGCCCGCGGCCGGACCGCCCGCGGCCGGGCCCGACGGGCGCGGGACCGCTGCGTTCCTGACGCTCGGCCTGGGGCTGGCCGCGCTGTCCGCGCTGATGGTCGTCGGGATCGCC
This window encodes:
- a CDS encoding sensor histidine kinase; the protein is MGPISLSPHPARGRPVARTAGAGLAGLLGLGVYAVVGRLGFLPHPSLQLAVLAVGTGLFALRRRLPGAVLLTALAALAGAVPAVGPVTAAAAYCVARRTARPRLRARLLACAGLLLVVCATAAGPWLGPGSAAYGLALGLALAPTAVVVPGLVGTAQGQQGRLVRALRERGDAAERARRLADSEARIHERSRIAAEMHDLVGHRLSLVSLHAGGLELALERAAPELREEAVLVRRTTRDAMRELRQALGVLGPLGRDTGPDPLTDATGTRTDIEALVAQSRDGGIAVRLDWMGPDLDARPAPVRRAVHRVVREGLTNVHRYAPDAHVTVAVRHGGGQVRVGVRNGARPGPPAPVAEAGTGRGLTGLRERVELLGGTFEAAALPSGGFRVAAALPAEPAGGPASGRTASAPDASRPPSTLEAPVTGPPAAGPPAAGPDGRGTAAFLTLGLGLAALSALMVVGIAFVYAAQPSGRTGPAPLPRVGMTYGEVSALGVHDNGAVRAAATGHEPPRPAGAAGCLYPFNGATERRPGGLLIARYCFDAAQRLIAVDRFDVPAVRDSTPWEIP
- a CDS encoding VOC family protein yields the protein MARDVGAAQAFYSAVLGWRFGGDRLGEGFAVGFSDGIPVAGLGSVPAGVTVPVTWTPYFAVDDADVTASRILERSGTVAVGPLAFGTGRAALAADLDGAVFGIWQGDAIPDWGMGGEAAPAWLELRTRNAFDAAIFYGEVLEWAGAHTGCCEVAYVEEDNRILLRHAGRTVARLHGGTLAQAPDPHLRPHWHVHFRVPDPETAVKAATSLGGSTVSVADAGPGPHEITLRDPEGALFGIVGPDVAVPF
- a CDS encoding SpoIIE family protein phosphatase, encoding MEQVEALMADVVRETGASAGLLYLLPPGGRLLWLTLLSGVSRQIAAPWSRSSVDAATPVTDAMRQRRPIWLESGEQVARRYPQLGIVLPYDFALAAVPFLSGTRAWGGLALVWPVEQPPHLSSRLRATVTACCRRTALVLERAAAQGDPLLPPEEPRYLPAPPEAADPDRAAAALGFTERLPLGCCALDLEGRLTFLNSAGADLVGADAASLRGLRPWEAVPWLHVPVSEESYRAAVVTRRPTSFTAVRPPDRPLLFQLYPDDSGISVHITPAPRRTAASPAPPSDESLGALGLYHLTHLAAALAEAASVSDVTDAAADQIVPAFGPQGLVLMVVEDGRLHVIGRRGYSTEFVDRLDGTPLDSRTPTAYARATGEPLFFPDFADFRRAYPGAPRHDARNAWAFLPLTASGRNTGCLVLSYDQPRPFPPAERALLASLAGLIAQALDRARLYDAQHTLAHTLQTGLLPPALPRVPGLGVAARYQSARHGMDIGGDFYDLIHTPTATTAAIGDVQGHNTAAAALMGQVRTAVHAHAAAGASPGELLARTNRLLTDLDAGLFTSCLVVRLDLAHQRARLATAGHPSPLLRHPDGHTEVLNLDPGLLLGIDPDADYPTTDIPLPPGAVLLLYTDGLVEVPGTDIDDTTEALARHLARTPVHHLDDLAQSLLRHAGHPARNHDDIALLLIRPDP
- a CDS encoding sigma-70 family RNA polymerase sigma factor, which gives rise to MTEHAGLSVAERSDEELAESIRGGAEERAMAELYARHRSAVLAYARTCCRDAHTAEDLAAEAFAKTLEAVRSGGGPTGPWRPYLLTVVRRTAMAWADTARRAELTEDVERWEQAVPHTGGGEEFALRGEEDDLVLRGFRALPERWQAVLWHTLVEEESAQRVGAMMGLSASGVWSLAERAREGLREAYLSEHAHGPRASHECRRHSPLMAAAVRRGRRTAGRRLDRHLGDCGSCRKAFHDLTEINSRLRVVLPGAVLLWGAEKYLSSYAVTAAAAGGAGAAAGGSGAAAGGSGAAAGLPAAKLVAVSLAAATAIGALAYVVVPEGADTRRAAPPVVRETSGPSLPTGTAGPAATPEATRSPAPGSSPSAVPSIPLARTAQAAAAVVAPAGPGERTRLRIDATGMCMEIPGGSGQAGVQPREAACTGAAYQEWDVIAQEKRRRVMLRNGGTGMCLTHTGSTASGAPVRQALCDATNPLQVWSINRHDDKGTAGIFTSDNMYLGLKQWAPAARGEAHDPLIATSPHYYLSPSLHFRTDW